One Marasmius oreades isolate 03SP1 chromosome 2, whole genome shotgun sequence DNA segment encodes these proteins:
- a CDS encoding uncharacterized protein (CAZy:CE4), giving the protein MVASTLLNYALVVATSLSVAHALSISDREYTSHRYLDPWHRQDHPVHALFKRGPTGSDGNSYPQVGTDGWAQQFPTSGVTPGADRTPPQWLNQLKMAQDAGKIPNIPQSTLNNGNPVYANMDAGGPEICSSTYKCRSPDDIYDSPNGYFAVSFDDGPLPPTTTLVDFLQKNNEIGTHFLIGSNVLANPNQFLAIYNYGGDCAVHTWTHPYMTTLTNEQIVAELGWTMQIIHDSTGGRVPRLWRPPYGDSDKRVRAIAKEVFGLSTVIWNQDTADWNIFSGKQSLDGIDKAMDGWLTGSKSPGLMILEHELSDQTVQAFMDNYPKIKTNGWKTSSLARIIGGTEAYQNVQGDQVTPASVYLNGTGTKSSTTTSSTTSTTSTGTSSTSTTTMASSSTGHSNSAASTWNALFTLSSTSLSVVVPMLLSLFS; this is encoded by the exons ATGGTTGCTTCGACCCTCCTCAACTACGCCCTCGTCGTCGCCACCAGCCTCAGCGTCGCTCATGCTCTATCCATATCTGACCGTGAATACACCAGTCATCGTTATCTAGATCCATGGCACCGTCAGGATCATCCCGTTCACGCCCTCTTCAAACGCGGTCCTACTGGCTCAGATGGTAATTCATATCCACAAGTCGGCACTGATG GTTGGGCTCAGCAGTTCCCTACTAGTGGCGTGACTCCAGGCGCTGATCGCACACCTCCGCAATGGCTCAATCAATTGAAAATGGCACAAGACGCCGGGAAAATTCCCAATATTCCTCAATCGACCCTTAACAATGGCAACCCCGTGTACGCCAACATGGATGCAGGTGGTCCTGAGATCTGTTCCTCGACGTACAAATGCCGCAGTCCGGACGATATTTATGACAGTCCAAATGGGTATTTCGCCGTAAGTTTCGACGATGGTCCGCTTCCG CCGACCACGACTCTTGTCGACTTCCTCCAGAAGAACAATGAAATCGGCACACATTTCCTGATCGGTTCCAATGTTCTGGCTAACCCCAATCAGTTTCTTGCTATCTACAATTACGGAGGCGATTGTGCTGTTCATACATGGACGCATCCCTATATGACTACATTGACCAATGAGCAGATTGTGGCGGAA CTTGGGTGGACGATGCAGATAATACATGACTCCACTGGAGGAAGGGTGCCCAGATTGTGGAGGCCACCATACGGAGATTCTGACAAGCGAGTCAGAGCCATCGCGAAGGAGGTCTTCGGGTTGTCCACTGTTATCTGGAATCAAGA CACGGCCGACTGGAATATCTTCAGCGGGAAACAAAGTCTCGATGGCATCGACAAGGCAATGGATGGCTGGCTTACAG GCTCCAAATCTCCGGGACTTATGATTTTGGAACATGAACTTAGCGATCAAACCGTCCAAGCCTTCATGGATAACTATCCTAAAATCAAAACTAATGGCTGGAAAACTTCCTCCCTTGCCAGGATTATTGGAGGAACTGAAGCCTATCAAAATGTCCAAGGAGATCAAGTCACGCCAGCGAGCGTATACCTCAACGGCACGGGAACCAAATCATCAACTACTACGTCAAG CACTACGTCCACTACTTCAACTGGAACCTCCTCTACATCGACAACGACAATGGCGTCGTCTTCTACGGGTCACTCTAACTCGGCCGCATCGACGTGGAACGCCCTCTTCACACTGTCATCGACTTCACTTTCCGTTGTGGTTCCTATGTTACTATCCCTATTTTCATGA